The bacterium HR11 genomic interval CAGAGGCGAAAGCCGGGCCTAGTGATCCGGTGGTCCCGTGTGGAAGGGCCATCGCTCAACGGATAAAAGGTACTCCGGGGATAACGCCTGCGTTGTCCCGGTCCGGTGGTAACACCGGACCCCGGTTCACGGCTTATAACGGGGAAGCCCGAACGGCGACGGCAGGACCGTCGGTCCGTGGGTAACCCCGTGGGAAGTTCGGGGGGTTCCTCCAGTGGGTCTCCTCAAGCGGCAACGGGAAATCCTTATCGGTCTGATCCTGGGAGACGGCTACCTCCAGAAGACGGGCCGTCGAAGTGCGCGACTCCGGCTCGAACACTCGGAGAAGCAGAAAGAGTACATCTTCTGGAAATACGAACAGTTCCGTCACCTGATGCAGGCCCCGCCGCACCTCGTCGAACGGTGGAATCCCATCTGGCGACGGACATACCGGTACTGGCGATGTCAGACGTACTCGACGCCCGTCCTCGGGCGCTATCGCCGTCGGTTCTACGCCGACGGTCGCAAGCGTATTCCTGAGGACATCGACACCCTTTTGAAATCTCCCCTGTCCCTGGCTGTGTGGTATATGGACGACGGATACTACGACCGGCGGGACCGAAGCGCCTGCATCTATTTGCCGTCTTATGGACCGGACGAGCTGGAGCGCCTGTGCCAAGCTTTGCAACGGAACTTTGACCTACGCCCTAAGGTCGTCTGGAAAAAGGGCCGATACCCGTGCTTGTACTTTCCCGTCGAGGAGACCCGGAAGCTGTTCGCCCTTATCGGCGAACACGTCATCCCCGCCATGCGATACAAACTCCCTCCGAACCCCGTAACGACTGAGGGCGCGAAGCCCGAGGGTCCTGCTCCTCGAACGCCGTCGTCGACGGCGGAATCTTCGCAGGGCCAAGACGCCGTGCTCCCGGACGCCGGGGACGTCCGGGATGAAGATATAGTCTGCCCCCCTGAGGAATCAGGGGAATGGTGAACAGGCTGATCCCGCCCAAGAGTCCACATCGACGGCGGGGTTTGGCACCTCGATGTCGGCTCATCGCGTCCTGGGGCTGAAGCCGGTCCCAAGGGTCGGGCTGTTCGCCCGTTAAAGCGGTACGTGAGCTGGGTTCAGAACGTCGCGAGACAGTTCGGTCCCTGTCTGCCGCGGGCGCTGGAGACTTGCGGGGGGCCGTTCCTAGTACGAGAGGACCGGAACGGGCCAGCCTCTGGTGTCCGGGTTGTGGCGCCAGCCGCAGCGCCCGGTAGCCATGCTGGTAAGCGATAAGCGCTGAAAGCATCTAAGCGCGAAGCGCGCCCCAAGATGAGGTCTCCCTCCCGTCTGGGCCACCGGACGGGGTAAGGCCCCCGGGAGATGACCGGGTCGATAGGCCGGGTGTGGAAGCCCCGTAAGGGGTGAAGCTGACCGGTACTAATCGGCCGAGCGACTTGACCTCAACTTCTAAGGCGTGCCCTCCTCAGGCTGTCCTGGACTCAGATGTCTCTCTTCATTACTCCATCAGTTCATCACGCCGTCACATTTTTAAAATTTAAAAATTGGGTCGGGTGCCCATAGCGGCGGGGAAACGCCCGTTCCCATTCCGAACACGGAAGCTAAGCCCGCCAGCGCCGATGATACTGCGGGGGCAACCCCGTGGGAAAGTAGGTCGGTGCCCGGCCCAGTGCCCTCATCCCCCAAACCCCGTCTCATCAGGTCAGCGAACGGCAAATGGTCTGCATCTCGCGACCCCGCTCGGGCGAGCGGGGCTTGGATTCCTTTCCCGACTCCGTCACTTCGCCACTTCATCACTCCGTCCCTTTATGAGGCATCTCCACATAGCGAACGGTCTGTCGACCCCGCTCTAACGAGCGGGGCTTGGATTTCGATTCCCTACCTACCCTGCATCTTGTCGGGTCTATCCCCTCTGGGTCATGATGGAACGCCGTCCCGATTCCCGACGCCTTATAACCAGGGATCGGCGAGCGCCCAGGCGGTCGGATTCGAGGCGTCCGAAAACACCCGGAGACCCCATAACGCCTCCATGAGGACCTCGACGCCGTGGACAAACCGGGGGCCGGGTCGGGAAAAGTAGGCACTGGCATCGGCCGCCCACACGGCCCGTCGGCGGACGGCCCGGAGCCGGGACCACCCGGCCGGCGGCGAGAGACGGCGGATTTCCTCCAGGACCGCTTCCAGCCGATACCCGCAGGGGACCAAGAAGATGGCGTCCGGGTCGGCGGCCGCGACGTCGGCCCACGAGATCGTCCGGGAAGGCCGCCCGGCCTCGTTGAGGACGTGCACGCCCCCGGCCCGCTCGACCATCTCGGGCACCCAGTGCCCGGCGACCATCGGGGGGTCCAGCCATTCCAGCAGGAGCACGCGGGGTCGGACCGCTGTCGGAGGAATCTGCGCCCGGAGAGCCTCCAGGCGGGCCTGCAAACGGTCGACCAGAGCCTCGGCCTCGGCCGTCCGGCCCGTCGCCGCCCCGACCCGCCGAATGTCTTCAAAAATCCCGTCGACGGTCTCGGCCTGCAGGACGAGGTTCCGTAAGGGCGGGTGCAGATGCAGGGCCGTATCGACTTGCCCCGGGGCGACGGCGCACACGCTACAGACGCCCTGGGTGATGATGAGATCCGGCCGAAGCTCGGCCAGGAGGTCCGTCCGGACCCGGAAGTAGTTCCGACCCGCCCGATAGGCCTCGCTGACGAGCCGGTGCACCTCCGCCGGCGGAAGCCCCGGGGGGAGCGTGCTCTCGACGACGATGGCCTTGCCCCGGACCTCTGGCGGAAAGTCGCATTCGTATGTGACGCCGACCAGGTCGTCGAGGAGACCTAAAGCGGCCACGATCTCCGTGGCACTGGGGACCATCGACACGATCCGCATGAGACGCCTCCATATGGCGAACGGCGAACGGTCTATCGACCCCGCTCTAACGGGCGGGGCTGGGATGAAAGGACTCCGCTCTTGCGAGCGGGGCTGGGCTTTCTCACATTCCGCGATCCGCATCCCGAATCCCTTGTTCCCCGTCCCCATCCTGCATCCTGGATATCAGAGCCGTTCGGTTGGGAGAGATGCTGTTCCCATCCGGGAAAACGATGGACCGGCGATCTCGATTTTTCAAGCTTGTTAAGGACGACACCGCCATGGCTGGCGGTGTTCGGAGGGGAGGACACCGCCATGGCTGGCGGTGTTCGGAGGGGATGGACACCGCCATGACGGGCGGCGCCAAGACAGGGGGGCACCGGCATGACGGCCGGTGTGCCGGGGATAGACGCCCGTCTCTCAACCTGCCCATCGGCCGACCTGCCAACTGCCCACCTGCCCATCTGCCCATCTGCCAAATGCCCATCTGCCGACCTGCCTATCTGCCGACCTGCCCATCTGCCGAATGCTTGAAGCATCGTGCTTTCCGGGGGATGGGAAAGATTGTTCTGACGCCATTCTCACGAACCGAAGGGCTCTGATATTGTATCATGGTCCCGGATCCTCCGTGGCCTCGGGCTTCCGCAGGGGACAGCGGGGGCAGGAGCAGACCGGCTCGTTGCAGACGAGGCTGTGAAACCCGTGAAGCCCCAACTGGACGAGGGGCGACCGCCGGGGCAGGTACGACTGCCACAGGCCGAACCGGGCTCGCACGGCCCGCTGGACGGCGTCGTCCTCGAGGGGGCCCGTCTGTAGCGCCCGCAGGGCCTCTAACGACGGGAGGCTTCCGTGAGACCGCTCCCACAGGGCCATCGCCACGGGCAGGACGGCGTTCCACCAAAGCGTCGTCCACCGACCCAGGCCGACCAGGCGGCCCCGCAGGCCGACGGTCCGGCCATCCGGTAAGCGCAAGCATGAGCTCGGCCACGTCAGCCCAGTGTAGCCTTGAACGACGCCCCGCCACAAGCGGCACCACGCCGCCGGGTCAGCCACGCCGTACCGAAGGCCCGCCTCGGCGACCCGCAGGAGATGGTCCATCGGGTCCGGCTCCGAAAGTCCGCATAAGACCGCCAGCCAGGCCAGCCGCCGCCAGGGGTCCTGGGCCGGCCGATAAGGCCCCGGCCAGGCCATCCGGATGCCGTTCACACGATCCCACCACAGGCGGATCAGGGCCTCCGGTCCTTCTCGAAGGGCGATGGCCTGGGCCGTGAACCAGTCAACGTCTCGGGCCAGGCCCTCCAGGACGTGCTTGGCCTGCACGTAGCCGAGACCCCGGGCCAGGCTCCGGTACAACGTCTGATGCGGCGCCTCCCCGTCGGTCATGGCCCGAGCCGCCGACCGGGCCCGTTCGCCGAGGTAGACGTAGCCCATCTGTTCGATGAGCGCCCGTAGGGCCTCGGCACTCCACGCCGACAGGTACGTCAGGCACATCGGGGCCGTCGGTCGCCGGGCGCAGACGAGCCCGACG includes:
- the btuF_2 gene encoding Vitamin B12-binding protein codes for the protein MRIVSMVPSATEIVAALGLLDDLVGVTYECDFPPEVRGKAIVVESTLPPGLPPAEVHRLVSEAYRAGRNYFRVRTDLLAELRPDLIITQGVCSVCAVAPGQVDTALHLHPPLRNLVLQAETVDGIFEDIRRVGAATGRTAEAEALVDRLQARLEALRAQIPPTAVRPRVLLLEWLDPPMVAGHWVPEMVERAGGVHVLNEAGRPSRTISWADVAAADPDAIFLVPCGYRLEAVLEEIRRLSPPAGWSRLRAVRRRAVWAADASAYFSRPGPRFVHGVEVLMEALWGLRVFSDASNPTAWALADPWL